The Tursiops truncatus isolate mTurTru1 chromosome 6, mTurTru1.mat.Y, whole genome shotgun sequence genome includes a window with the following:
- the ZBTB5 gene encoding zinc finger and BTB domain-containing protein 5 isoform X1, with protein MQWIMDFPGHFEQIFQQLNYQRLHGQLCDCVIVVGNRHFKAHRSVLAACSTHFRALFSVAEGDQTMNMIQLDSEVVTAEAFAALIDMMYTSTLMLGESNVMDVLLAASHLHLNSVVKACKHYLTTRTLPMSPPTERVQEQSARMQRSFMLQQLGLSIVSSALNSSQSGEEQPAPMSSSMRSNLDQRTPFPMRRLHKRKQSAEERARQRLRPTLDESAISDVTPENGPGVHSREEFFSPDSLKIVDNPKADGMTDTQDDSAIIFDQPFGAQEDAQVPSQSDNSTGNVTQLSMASRATQVEASFEQEATPEKSGFQCENPEAGLGEKEHMRVVVKSEPLSSPEPQDEVSDVTSQAEGSESVEVEGVVVSAEKIDLSPESSDRSFSDPQSSTDRVGDIHILEVTNNLEHKSTFSISNFLNKSRGSNFSANQNNDDNIPNTTSDCRLEGEAPYLLSPEAGPAGGPSSAPGSHMENPFSEPTDAHFVRPMQEVMGLPCVQTSGYQGGEQFGMDFSRSGLGLHSSFSRVMMSSPRGGASNFPYYRRIAPKMPVVTSVRSSQIPENSASSQLMMNAATSSFENGHPSQPGPPQLTRASADVLSKCKKALSEHNVLVVEGARKYACKICCKTFLTLTDCKKHIRVHTGEKPYACLKCGKRFSQSSHLYKHSKTTCLRWQSSNLPSTLL; from the exons ATGCAGTG gatcATGGATTTTCCTGGCCACTTTGAACAGATCTTCCAGCAGCTGAACTACCAGAGACTTCACGGCCAGCTCTGTGATTGTGTCATTGTAGTGGGGAACAGACATTTCAAAGCCCACCGCTCGGTACTAGCAGCATGCAGTACACATTTCCGAGCCCTGTTCTCTGTGGCAGAGGGAGATCAGACCATGAACATGATCCAGTTGGATAGCGAGGTAGTGACAGCGGAGGCCTTTGCCGCACTGATTGACATGATGTATACCTCCACCCTCATGCTGGGGGAGAGCAATGTTATGGATGTCTTATTGGCAGCCTCTCACCTGCACTTGAACTCTGTTGTTAAGGCATGTAAACATTACCTAACGACAAGGACGCTGCCCATGTCTCCCCCCACCGAGCGCGTTCAGGAGCAGAGTGCCCGCATGCAGCGCTCCTTTATGCTGCAGCAGCTGGGACTGAGCATCGTGAGCTCAGCCCTCAATTCCAGCCAGAGTGGTGAGGAGCAGCCGGCCCCCATGAGCTCCTCGATGCGCAGTAACCTGGACCAGCGGACACCGTTCCCCATGAGACGCCTGCATAAGCGCAAGCAGTCTGCAGAGGAGCGGGCCAGACAGCGGCTCCGACCCACCCTGGATGAGTCTGCCATCTCCGACGTTACGCCAGAGAATGGGCCGGGGGTTCATTCTCGGGAGGAGTTCTTTTCACCAGATTCTCTGAAGATCGTGGATAACCCTAAAGCTGACGGGATGACCGACACCCAGGACGACAGCGCCATCATATTTGACCAGCCCTTTGGTGCTCAAGAAGATGCCCAGGTGCCCAGCCAGTCCGACAACAGCACCGGCAACGTGACCCAGCTCTCCATGGCCTCCCGCGCCACTCAGGTCGAGGCTAGTTTTGAGCAGGAAGCCACACCTGAGAAAAGTGGTTTTCAGTGCGAAAACCCTGAGGCTGGCCTTGGTGAGAAGGAGCACATGAGAGTGGTGGTTAAATCTGAGCCCTTGAGCTCTCCTGAGCCTCAGGATGAAGTGAGCGACGTGACCTCCCAAGCGGAAGGCAGCGAATcggtggaggtggagggagtgGTGGTCAGTGCCGAGAAGATAGACCTCAGCCCCGAGAGCAGCGACCGGAGTTTTTCAGATCCCCAGTCTAGCACTGACCGGGTAGGAGACATCCATATTTTGGAAGTCACAAATAACCTAGAACATAAATCCACTTTTAGCATTTCAAATTTTCTTAACAAGAGCAGAGGAAGTAACTTTAGTGCAAATCAGAACAATGACGATAATATCCCAAACACCACTAGTGACTGCAGGCTGGAGGGGGAGGCCCCTTATCTGTTGAGTCCAGAGGCTGGGCCTGCAGGCGGgccctcctcagcccctggctcTCACATGGAGAACCCGTTTAGCGAACCCACAGATGCTCACTTCGTCAGGCCTATGCAGGAAGTGATGGGCCTGCCATGTGTGCAGACCTCAGGCTACCAAGGAGGAGAACAGTTTGGGATGGATTTTTCCAGGTCTGGTCTGGGGTTGCATTCCTCCTTCTCCAGGGTAATGATGAGCTCCCCTAGAGGTGGAGCCAGTAACTTTCCATACTACCGCCGCATAGCTCCCAAAATGCCAGTGGTAACGTCAGTCAGGAGCTCACAGATCCCAGAGAACTCTGCCAGTTCCCAGCTAATGATGAACGCGGCCACATCCTCATTTGAAAATGGCCACCCTTCGCAGCCCGGCCCCCCGCAGTTGACGAGGGCATCTGCTGACGTCCTGTCAAAGTGCAAGAAGGCCTTATCGGAGCACAACGTCTTAGTCGTAGAGGGGGCTCGCAAGTATGCCTGCAAAATCTGCTGCAAGACTTTCCTGACCTTGACAGATTGCAAGAAGCACATCCGTGTTCACACAGGTGAAAAACCCTACGCCTGCCTCAAGTGCGGCAAGAGGTTCAGTCAGTCCAGCCACCTGTACAAACACTCGAAGACCACCTGCCTGCGCTGGCAGAGCAGCAACCTTCCCAGCACTTTGCTCTAA
- the ZBTB5 gene encoding zinc finger and BTB domain-containing protein 5 isoform X2: MDFPGHFEQIFQQLNYQRLHGQLCDCVIVVGNRHFKAHRSVLAACSTHFRALFSVAEGDQTMNMIQLDSEVVTAEAFAALIDMMYTSTLMLGESNVMDVLLAASHLHLNSVVKACKHYLTTRTLPMSPPTERVQEQSARMQRSFMLQQLGLSIVSSALNSSQSGEEQPAPMSSSMRSNLDQRTPFPMRRLHKRKQSAEERARQRLRPTLDESAISDVTPENGPGVHSREEFFSPDSLKIVDNPKADGMTDTQDDSAIIFDQPFGAQEDAQVPSQSDNSTGNVTQLSMASRATQVEASFEQEATPEKSGFQCENPEAGLGEKEHMRVVVKSEPLSSPEPQDEVSDVTSQAEGSESVEVEGVVVSAEKIDLSPESSDRSFSDPQSSTDRVGDIHILEVTNNLEHKSTFSISNFLNKSRGSNFSANQNNDDNIPNTTSDCRLEGEAPYLLSPEAGPAGGPSSAPGSHMENPFSEPTDAHFVRPMQEVMGLPCVQTSGYQGGEQFGMDFSRSGLGLHSSFSRVMMSSPRGGASNFPYYRRIAPKMPVVTSVRSSQIPENSASSQLMMNAATSSFENGHPSQPGPPQLTRASADVLSKCKKALSEHNVLVVEGARKYACKICCKTFLTLTDCKKHIRVHTGEKPYACLKCGKRFSQSSHLYKHSKTTCLRWQSSNLPSTLL, translated from the coding sequence ATGGATTTTCCTGGCCACTTTGAACAGATCTTCCAGCAGCTGAACTACCAGAGACTTCACGGCCAGCTCTGTGATTGTGTCATTGTAGTGGGGAACAGACATTTCAAAGCCCACCGCTCGGTACTAGCAGCATGCAGTACACATTTCCGAGCCCTGTTCTCTGTGGCAGAGGGAGATCAGACCATGAACATGATCCAGTTGGATAGCGAGGTAGTGACAGCGGAGGCCTTTGCCGCACTGATTGACATGATGTATACCTCCACCCTCATGCTGGGGGAGAGCAATGTTATGGATGTCTTATTGGCAGCCTCTCACCTGCACTTGAACTCTGTTGTTAAGGCATGTAAACATTACCTAACGACAAGGACGCTGCCCATGTCTCCCCCCACCGAGCGCGTTCAGGAGCAGAGTGCCCGCATGCAGCGCTCCTTTATGCTGCAGCAGCTGGGACTGAGCATCGTGAGCTCAGCCCTCAATTCCAGCCAGAGTGGTGAGGAGCAGCCGGCCCCCATGAGCTCCTCGATGCGCAGTAACCTGGACCAGCGGACACCGTTCCCCATGAGACGCCTGCATAAGCGCAAGCAGTCTGCAGAGGAGCGGGCCAGACAGCGGCTCCGACCCACCCTGGATGAGTCTGCCATCTCCGACGTTACGCCAGAGAATGGGCCGGGGGTTCATTCTCGGGAGGAGTTCTTTTCACCAGATTCTCTGAAGATCGTGGATAACCCTAAAGCTGACGGGATGACCGACACCCAGGACGACAGCGCCATCATATTTGACCAGCCCTTTGGTGCTCAAGAAGATGCCCAGGTGCCCAGCCAGTCCGACAACAGCACCGGCAACGTGACCCAGCTCTCCATGGCCTCCCGCGCCACTCAGGTCGAGGCTAGTTTTGAGCAGGAAGCCACACCTGAGAAAAGTGGTTTTCAGTGCGAAAACCCTGAGGCTGGCCTTGGTGAGAAGGAGCACATGAGAGTGGTGGTTAAATCTGAGCCCTTGAGCTCTCCTGAGCCTCAGGATGAAGTGAGCGACGTGACCTCCCAAGCGGAAGGCAGCGAATcggtggaggtggagggagtgGTGGTCAGTGCCGAGAAGATAGACCTCAGCCCCGAGAGCAGCGACCGGAGTTTTTCAGATCCCCAGTCTAGCACTGACCGGGTAGGAGACATCCATATTTTGGAAGTCACAAATAACCTAGAACATAAATCCACTTTTAGCATTTCAAATTTTCTTAACAAGAGCAGAGGAAGTAACTTTAGTGCAAATCAGAACAATGACGATAATATCCCAAACACCACTAGTGACTGCAGGCTGGAGGGGGAGGCCCCTTATCTGTTGAGTCCAGAGGCTGGGCCTGCAGGCGGgccctcctcagcccctggctcTCACATGGAGAACCCGTTTAGCGAACCCACAGATGCTCACTTCGTCAGGCCTATGCAGGAAGTGATGGGCCTGCCATGTGTGCAGACCTCAGGCTACCAAGGAGGAGAACAGTTTGGGATGGATTTTTCCAGGTCTGGTCTGGGGTTGCATTCCTCCTTCTCCAGGGTAATGATGAGCTCCCCTAGAGGTGGAGCCAGTAACTTTCCATACTACCGCCGCATAGCTCCCAAAATGCCAGTGGTAACGTCAGTCAGGAGCTCACAGATCCCAGAGAACTCTGCCAGTTCCCAGCTAATGATGAACGCGGCCACATCCTCATTTGAAAATGGCCACCCTTCGCAGCCCGGCCCCCCGCAGTTGACGAGGGCATCTGCTGACGTCCTGTCAAAGTGCAAGAAGGCCTTATCGGAGCACAACGTCTTAGTCGTAGAGGGGGCTCGCAAGTATGCCTGCAAAATCTGCTGCAAGACTTTCCTGACCTTGACAGATTGCAAGAAGCACATCCGTGTTCACACAGGTGAAAAACCCTACGCCTGCCTCAAGTGCGGCAAGAGGTTCAGTCAGTCCAGCCACCTGTACAAACACTCGAAGACCACCTGCCTGCGCTGGCAGAGCAGCAACCTTCCCAGCACTTTGCTCTAA
- the GRHPR gene encoding glyoxylate reductase/hydroxypyruvate reductase produces the protein MRPVRLMKVFVTRRIPTEGSAALARAADCEVEQWDSDEPIPSKDLERGVAGAHGLLCLLSDRIDKKLLDAAGANLKVISTMSVGVDHLALDEIKKRGIRVGYTPDVLTDATAELAVSLLLTTCRRLPEAIEEVKNGGWTSWKPLWMCGYGLTQSTVGIIGLGRIGQAIARCLKPFGVQRLLYTGRQPRPQEAEEFQAEFVSTQQLAAESDFIVVACSLTPATRGLCNKDFFQQMKKTAVFVNISRGEVVDQDDLYQALASGQIAAAGLDVTTPEPLPTNHPLLTLKNCVILPHIGSATHRTRNTMSLLAANNLLAGLRGEPMPSELKL, from the exons CTGTGAGGTGGAGCAGTGGGATTCCGATGAGCCCATCCCCAGCAAGGACCTGGAACGGGGCGTGGCCGGGGCCCATGGCCTGCTCTGCCTCCTCTCTGACCGCATAGACAAGAAGCTCCTGGATGCCGCAG GAGCCAATCTCAAAGTCATCAGCACAATGTCCGTGGGTGTCGACCACTTGGCTTTGGATGAAATCAAGAAGCG TGGGATCCGTGTGGGCTACACCCCAGATGTCCTGACAGATGCCACGGCCGAACTCGCCGTCTCCCTGCTGCTCACCACCTGTCGCCGGTTGCCTGAGGCCATCGAGGAGGTGAAGAA cGGCGGCTGGACCTCGTGGAAGCCCCTGTGGATGTGTGGCTACGGCCTCACACAGAGCACCGTTGGCATCATCGGGCTGGGGCGCATAG GCCAGGCCATTGCTCGGTGTCTGAAACCATTCGGTGTCCAGAGATTGCTTTACACAGGGCGCCAGCCCAGGCCTCAGGAAGCAGAGGAATTCCAGGCAGAGTTTG tgTCCACCCAGCAGCTGGCCGCTGAGTCTGATTTCATCGTCGTGGCCTGCTCCTTAACACCTGCAACCAGGGGGCTCTGCAACAAGGACTTCTTCCAGCAGATGAAGAAAACGGCCGTGTTTGTCAACATCAGCAG GGGAGAAGTGGTGGACCAGGACGACCTGTACCAGGCCCTGGCCAGTGGTCAGATTGCAGCTGCTGGACTGGACGTGACAACCCCAGAACCACTGCCTACAAACCACCCTCTCCTGACCCTGAAAAACTGCG tGATCCTGCCCCACATTGGCAGTGCCACCCATAGAACCCGAAACACCATGTCCTTGTTGGCAGCTAACAACTTGCTGGCTGGCCTGAGAGGGGAGCCGATGCCCAGTGAACTCAAGCTGTAG